The Phycisphaerae bacterium genome has a segment encoding these proteins:
- a CDS encoding glycoside hydrolase family 30 beta sandwich domain-containing protein: MTAKHFSLYLLFISALALSPCYGDTTAPRPSPAKWRIVPITLGPNSIQMAAVTALDQAGSVPIQYLFECSNIPSASSTWQTDTNYIATGLTESTVYTFRVRARDSALNQTSWALARSATTDAVTTPPVLRLDLNYSQDNNEPNTQTSFVQFSTTNTGSEVNGIIIDLSGSINTVRRDDPCGSWSRYAGTPVMPGDPCYYSQRAGERIYRDFVYGVSPSGVTITLWGLGTNRDCNITIWAWDARVTGDVNRVAKWYANGTHLFDADFIGGVINQPLPDNYSSSSSNDFWKWAFSGRATSDDFGRIILTSERGPSSPENQPFAFVNAIQVEPNASIAFAETPYAQRPVPFNGAEDAPIDAVLSWLQGGLAETHDIYFGTNETAVTDANRSNTLGVLVSQDHSTTSYDSLGLLNLNTTYYWRIDEVNDAPDYTIFKGEVWSFTTSSYFVMEDFDSYGDDSELEAVWDTDSTAAEISVETTISIDGNSMKYSYDNNLPPYYSEVYADIADLGINNHDWLGLGANALVLNLHGQMTNPIGEQMYVRLTDGDNPAGTKTVYDNINYAKYEQWNGWNIALTKFNDVNLANIASITIGFGDGRPGDTGTVYLDDITLDTEVVTVEPKTVNIDLNTTHQTIRGFGGMHFPRWSHGLLNDADVDTAFGNGPGQIGMTIMRIDVPPNDTDWSGQVWAPYRAINTHGAIVFASPWSPPASMKTNNNLVGGQLSTGSYGAYATYLSDFADYMSDNNAPLYAVSLQNEPDVTVSYESCDWTSTQMRNFLVNNASVIPTRVMVAESYRFARSFTDPILNDPSAEAQTDIIAGHIYGGGLADYPLARSKGKEIWMTEHYTESAHDADEWPLALGVGKEIHDCMAANMNAYIWWYIKRYYGLMEENGGNITKRGYCMSHFAKFVRPGYVRVSATANPASGVYITAYKSDDTVVIVAVNQNSSSQTVTFSLSGGSVDSYTKYVTSSSNNVDNMSAVGRINFLAGNSINTFVGTIISNCADVLSAGYGLTSDISGDCHVDYEDLKIMSDNWLRIDCAEEENCEGADFTPTDGNVNFFDFARFAEQWLLCNDPEDAGCMENW; the protein is encoded by the coding sequence ATGACTGCTAAGCATTTTTCCTTGTATTTACTTTTTATTTCAGCCCTTGCTTTATCACCCTGTTACGGCGATACCACTGCTCCAAGGCCGAGCCCGGCGAAGTGGCGGATTGTCCCGATAACACTTGGGCCAAACTCAATTCAGATGGCTGCAGTAACTGCTTTGGATCAAGCCGGTAGTGTTCCCATACAGTACTTGTTTGAGTGCTCCAATATCCCCTCAGCCAGCAGCACATGGCAAACAGACACCAATTACATTGCTACAGGCCTTACTGAGAGTACTGTGTACACATTCAGGGTCAGGGCACGTGACAGCGCTTTGAATCAGACCAGCTGGGCGCTTGCTCGCTCGGCAACCACCGATGCTGTAACTACACCACCAGTACTGCGGCTGGACCTTAACTACTCGCAAGACAATAACGAACCAAACACACAGACCAGTTTTGTTCAGTTTAGCACTACAAACACCGGCAGCGAGGTAAATGGTATTATAATTGACCTAAGCGGCAGCATTAACACAGTCAGACGCGACGACCCTTGCGGTTCATGGTCGAGATACGCCGGCACTCCCGTGATGCCTGGCGACCCATGCTATTATTCCCAGCGGGCAGGCGAGAGGATTTATCGTGATTTTGTCTATGGGGTAAGCCCAAGCGGAGTTACTATCACGCTGTGGGGACTTGGGACCAACCGGGACTGCAACATAACCATATGGGCTTGGGACGCCCGAGTCACCGGAGATGTCAATCGGGTCGCTAAATGGTATGCCAACGGCACACATCTTTTTGATGCCGATTTCATCGGCGGAGTGATAAATCAGCCTCTGCCTGATAACTATTCTTCCAGCTCCTCTAATGATTTCTGGAAGTGGGCCTTTAGCGGAAGAGCCACATCAGATGATTTTGGCAGGATTATCCTGACGAGCGAAAGGGGCCCAAGCAGTCCAGAAAACCAGCCTTTTGCCTTTGTCAACGCCATACAGGTGGAGCCGAACGCATCGATAGCATTTGCCGAGACACCATATGCCCAGCGTCCGGTGCCGTTTAACGGAGCGGAAGACGCACCGATAGATGCTGTCCTTAGCTGGTTACAGGGCGGACTTGCTGAAACACACGATATATACTTCGGAACAAATGAAACCGCAGTAACTGATGCTAACAGGAGTAATACGCTGGGCGTACTGGTCAGTCAAGACCATTCAACTACGAGTTATGACTCGCTCGGCCTTCTTAACTTGAATACAACCTACTACTGGCGTATCGATGAGGTCAATGACGCGCCCGACTACACAATCTTTAAAGGCGAAGTCTGGAGCTTTACGACATCATCGTACTTCGTAATGGAGGATTTTGATTCTTATGGTGATGATTCAGAATTAGAAGCAGTATGGGATACTGACAGTACCGCAGCTGAGATTTCCGTTGAGACAACCATTTCTATCGACGGCAACTCAATGAAGTACTCGTATGACAACAATCTGCCGCCCTATTATTCTGAGGTCTACGCGGATATCGCTGATTTGGGGATAAACAACCACGACTGGCTCGGCCTGGGCGCGAATGCATTGGTACTGAACCTCCATGGGCAGATGACCAACCCGATTGGTGAGCAGATGTATGTGAGACTGACAGACGGTGACAACCCCGCGGGGACCAAGACCGTGTACGACAATATCAACTATGCCAAATATGAACAATGGAATGGGTGGAATATAGCGCTAACGAAATTTAATGATGTGAACCTGGCCAACATTGCGAGCATTACTATCGGCTTCGGTGATGGCCGCCCCGGAGACACAGGCACGGTGTATCTTGATGATATAACACTTGATACAGAGGTGGTGACGGTTGAGCCAAAAACCGTAAACATTGATTTAAACACTACGCACCAGACTATCAGGGGCTTTGGCGGCATGCATTTTCCCAGATGGAGCCATGGTTTATTAAATGATGCCGATGTTGATACGGCTTTTGGCAACGGTCCCGGACAAATCGGCATGACCATTATGCGCATCGATGTTCCACCGAACGATACCGACTGGAGCGGCCAAGTTTGGGCTCCATATAGAGCTATAAACACCCACGGGGCGATTGTGTTCGCATCACCATGGTCACCCCCGGCATCTATGAAAACTAACAATAATCTCGTCGGAGGTCAATTGAGTACAGGTTCATATGGTGCTTATGCTACTTATTTAAGTGATTTTGCTGATTATATGTCAGATAATAATGCCCCTCTGTATGCCGTCTCCCTTCAAAACGAGCCCGATGTCACTGTAAGCTACGAGTCATGTGACTGGACGTCGACACAAATGAGAAATTTTCTTGTAAATAATGCGTCAGTAATTCCAACCCGGGTGATGGTTGCTGAGTCGTATCGTTTCGCTCGTAGTTTTACTGACCCGATACTAAACGACCCATCTGCCGAAGCGCAGACAGATATCATCGCCGGCCATATTTATGGAGGAGGCCTCGCTGATTATCCTTTGGCAAGAAGCAAAGGTAAAGAGATATGGATGACCGAGCATTATACTGAGAGTGCACATGATGCGGACGAGTGGCCCCTTGCTTTGGGTGTGGGCAAAGAGATTCATGATTGTATGGCTGCTAACATGAATGCATACATATGGTGGTATATAAAAAGATACTACGGCTTAATGGAAGAAAATGGCGGAAATATCACCAAGCGCGGTTACTGTATGAGCCATTTCGCTAAATTCGTCCGGCCGGGATACGTCAGGGTAAGTGCGACAGCCAACCCCGCTTCTGGTGTTTATATAACTGCGTATAAAAGCGACGACACTGTGGTTATTGTTGCTGTAAATCAGAACTCCTCTTCCCAGACCGTGACTTTTTCGCTCTCTGGGGGCAGCGTGGATAGTTATACAAAGTATGTAACCTCAAGCAGTAATAACGTAGATAACATGAGCGCTGTAGGCCGTATTAATTTTTTGGCTGGGAACAGCATAAACACTTTCGTTGGCACCATCATCTCCAACTGCGCTGACGTTCTGTCTGCAGGCTATGGCCTGACCTCGGACATCAGCGGTGATTGCCATGTTGATTATGAAGACCTTAAAATTATGTCCGATAATTGGCTGCGTATCGATTGCGCCGAGGAGGAAAACTGCGAAGGTGCTGACTTTACGCCGACGGACGGTAATGTTAATTTCTTTGATTTCGCCCGTTTTGCCGAACAGTGGCTGCTGTGCAATGACCCCGAAGATGCGGGATGTATGGAAAATTGGTAA